A genomic stretch from Pseudomonas alkylphenolica includes:
- a CDS encoding PrkA family serine protein kinase, producing MSIFSHFQQRFESTRQEEFSLQEYLELCKSDRSAYASAAERLLMAIGEPELVDTSNNSRLSRIFSNKVIRRYPSFEDFHGMEECIDQIVSYFRHAAQGLEEKKQILYLLGPVGGGKSSLAEKLKQLMEKVPFYAIKGSPVFESPLGLFNATEDGAILEEDFGIPRRYLNTIMSPWATKRLAEFGGDISQFKVVKLYPSILNQIAIAKTEPGDENNQDISALVGKVDIRKLEEYPQNDADAYSYSGALCRANQGLMEFVEMFKAPIKVLHPLLTATQEGNYNSTEGLGSIPYSGILLAHSNESEWHSFRNNKNNEAFIDRIYIVKVPYCLRVSDEIKIYDKLLFNSSLAKAHCAPDTLKMLAQFTVLSRLKEPENSNIYSKMRVYDGENLKDTDPKAKSIQEYRDAAGVDEGMNGLSTRFAFKILSKVFNFDPHEIAANPVHLLYVLEQQIEQEQFPAEVRERYLRYLKEYLAPRYIEFIGKEIQTAYLESYSEYGQNIFDRYVLYADFWIQDQEYRDPETGEILNRIALNEELEKIEKPAGISNPKDFRNEIVNFVLRARANNNGKNPTWLSYEKLRVVIEKKMFSNTEDLLPVISFNAKASKEDQQKHNDFVTRMVERGYTDKQVRLLSEWYLRVRKSQ from the coding sequence ATGAGTATTTTTAGCCACTTCCAACAACGTTTCGAGTCCACCCGTCAGGAAGAGTTTTCGCTGCAAGAGTACCTTGAGCTCTGCAAAAGCGATCGCAGTGCTTACGCGTCGGCGGCTGAACGCCTGTTGATGGCCATCGGCGAGCCGGAACTGGTCGACACCTCGAACAACTCAAGGCTGTCGCGAATCTTCTCCAACAAGGTGATCCGCCGTTATCCGTCCTTTGAGGACTTCCATGGCATGGAGGAGTGCATCGATCAGATCGTCTCCTACTTCCGCCATGCCGCTCAGGGCCTGGAAGAAAAGAAACAGATCCTCTACCTGCTCGGCCCCGTGGGTGGCGGCAAGTCCTCCCTGGCCGAAAAACTGAAGCAACTGATGGAGAAGGTGCCCTTCTATGCCATCAAGGGCTCACCGGTCTTCGAGTCGCCTCTGGGGCTGTTCAACGCCACGGAAGACGGTGCGATTCTCGAAGAAGACTTCGGTATTCCGCGGCGTTACCTGAATACCATCATGTCGCCCTGGGCGACCAAGCGACTGGCCGAGTTCGGGGGCGACATCAGCCAGTTCAAGGTGGTCAAACTGTACCCGTCGATCCTCAACCAGATCGCCATCGCCAAAACCGAACCGGGTGACGAGAACAACCAGGATATTTCCGCCCTGGTCGGTAAGGTCGATATCCGCAAACTCGAGGAATACCCACAGAACGACGCCGACGCCTACAGCTACTCGGGCGCACTGTGCCGGGCCAACCAGGGCCTGATGGAATTCGTCGAGATGTTCAAGGCGCCCATCAAGGTTCTGCACCCGCTGCTGACTGCCACCCAGGAAGGTAACTACAACAGTACCGAAGGCCTTGGTTCGATCCCCTATTCCGGGATCCTGCTGGCCCACTCCAACGAATCGGAATGGCACAGCTTCCGCAACAACAAGAACAACGAAGCGTTCATCGACCGGATCTACATCGTCAAGGTGCCTTACTGCCTGCGGGTCAGCGACGAGATCAAGATCTACGACAAACTGCTGTTCAACAGCTCGCTGGCCAAGGCCCATTGCGCACCTGACACCCTGAAGATGCTCGCCCAGTTCACCGTGCTGTCGCGACTCAAAGAGCCGGAAAACTCGAACATCTATTCGAAGATGCGCGTCTACGACGGCGAAAATCTCAAAGACACCGACCCCAAAGCCAAATCGATCCAGGAATACCGCGACGCTGCCGGGGTGGACGAAGGCATGAACGGCCTGTCGACCCGCTTCGCCTTCAAGATCCTGTCGAAGGTGTTCAACTTCGATCCTCACGAGATCGCTGCCAACCCGGTGCACTTGCTCTACGTGCTGGAGCAGCAGATCGAACAGGAACAGTTCCCGGCCGAAGTGCGCGAGCGCTACCTGCGCTACCTGAAAGAGTACCTGGCACCGCGTTACATCGAGTTCATCGGCAAGGAAATCCAGACGGCTTACCTGGAGTCCTACAGCGAGTACGGACAGAACATCTTCGACCGCTACGTGCTGTACGCCGACTTCTGGATCCAGGACCAGGAGTACCGCGACCCGGAAACCGGCGAAATTCTCAACCGCATCGCCCTCAACGAAGAGCTGGAAAAAATCGAGAAACCGGCGGGCATCAGCAATCCGAAGGATTTCCGCAACGAGATCGTCAACTTCGTGTTGCGCGCCCGGGCCAACAACAACGGCAAGAACCCGACCTGGCTCAGCTACGAAAAACTGCGGGTAGTGATCGAGAAGAAAATGTTCTCCAACACCGAAGACCTGCTACCGGTCATCAGCTTCAACGCCAAGGCGAGCAAAGAGGATCAACAGAAACACAACGACTTCGTCACTCGAATGGTGGAACGCGGCTACACAGAC
- a CDS encoding symmetrical bis(5'-nucleosyl)-tetraphosphatase, protein MAVYAVGDLQGCLQPLKCLLERVNFNPAVDRLWLVGDLVNRGPESLETLRFLYSIRDSLVCVLGNHDLHLLAAWHNIERLKKSDTLLEILQAPDADELLDWLRRQKLLHYDEQRGVVLVHAGIPPQWTLGKALELASEVEEVLRDDNRLKPYLDGMYGNEPNKWSKDLSGVTRLRVITNYFTRMRFCTSEGKLDLKGKEGVETAPPGYKPWFAHKGRRSRHVKIIFGHWAALEGRCKEPGVIALDTGCVWGGAMTLYNVDNGQLHRCDCTDEGTPRPLPAPAQPARISDQS, encoded by the coding sequence ATGGCGGTGTACGCAGTAGGTGACTTGCAAGGGTGCCTGCAACCGCTCAAGTGCCTGCTTGAGCGGGTCAACTTCAACCCCGCCGTCGACCGTCTGTGGCTGGTGGGTGACCTGGTCAACCGTGGCCCGGAGTCGTTGGAAACCCTGCGCTTCCTGTACTCCATCCGCGACTCACTGGTGTGTGTGCTGGGCAACCACGACCTTCACCTGCTGGCGGCCTGGCACAACATCGAGCGCCTGAAAAAGAGCGACACCCTGCTCGAGATTCTCCAGGCGCCGGACGCTGACGAACTGCTTGACTGGTTGCGACGGCAAAAACTGCTGCACTACGACGAGCAGCGTGGCGTAGTCCTGGTCCATGCTGGCATTCCACCGCAGTGGACCCTGGGCAAGGCGCTGGAGCTGGCGAGCGAGGTCGAGGAAGTGCTGCGCGACGACAACCGCCTCAAGCCCTACCTGGACGGCATGTACGGCAATGAGCCGAACAAGTGGAGCAAGGATCTCAGTGGCGTAACCCGCCTGCGGGTGATCACCAACTACTTCACCCGCATGCGCTTTTGCACCAGTGAAGGCAAGCTCGACCTCAAGGGCAAAGAAGGTGTCGAGACCGCCCCGCCGGGCTACAAGCCGTGGTTCGCCCATAAAGGGCGGCGCTCACGGCATGTGAAGATCATCTTTGGCCACTGGGCGGCGCTTGAAGGCCGCTGCAAGGAGCCAGGTGTGATTGCCCTGGACACCGGCTGCGTCTGGGGCGGTGCAATGACCCTGTACAACGTCGATAACGGCCAATTGCATCGCTGCGATTGCACCGACGAAGGCACACCGCGCCCTCTACCCGCGCCAGCACAACCCGCTAGAATAAGCGACCAGTCCTGA
- the apaG gene encoding Co2+/Mg2+ efflux protein ApaG, translated as MSDPRYQIDVSVVTRFLKEQSDPENERFAFAYTITVQNNGSVPAKLMSRHWLITNGDGQVEEVKGAGVIGQQPLIEPGKSHTYSSGAVISTQVGTMQGSYQMFAEDGKRFEAIIAPFRLAVPGALH; from the coding sequence ATGTCTGATCCCCGCTACCAGATCGACGTCAGCGTCGTGACCCGCTTTCTCAAAGAACAATCCGACCCCGAAAACGAGCGTTTCGCCTTCGCCTATACCATTACCGTGCAGAACAATGGATCGGTGCCGGCCAAACTGATGTCGCGTCACTGGCTGATCACCAATGGCGATGGTCAGGTCGAAGAGGTAAAGGGCGCCGGCGTGATCGGTCAGCAACCGCTGATCGAACCCGGCAAGAGCCATACCTACAGCAGTGGCGCAGTGATCAGCACCCAGGTCGGCACCATGCAGGGCAGCTACCAGATGTTCGCCGAAGACGGTAAACGCTTCGAGGCCATCATCGCCCCGTTCCGCCTGGCCGTTCCCGGAGCCCTGCACTAA
- the glpE gene encoding thiosulfate sulfurtransferase GlpE, translated as MSEFKRIPPEQAQALREQGAVVVDIRDPQTYALGHISGSRHLDNHSVADFIRGADLDAPTVVVCYHGNSSQSAAAYLVSQGFSDVYSLDGGFELWRGTYPAETAQGTAE; from the coding sequence ATGAGCGAATTCAAACGCATCCCTCCCGAGCAGGCTCAGGCGCTGCGCGAGCAAGGTGCGGTCGTGGTCGATATTCGCGACCCGCAAACCTATGCCCTCGGCCACATCAGCGGTTCCAGGCATCTGGACAACCATTCGGTGGCAGACTTCATCCGCGGCGCCGACCTCGACGCCCCCACTGTGGTGGTCTGCTATCACGGCAACTCCAGCCAGAGCGCTGCGGCCTATCTGGTCAGCCAGGGCTTTTCCGACGTCTACAGCCTCGACGGTGGCTTTGAGCTGTGGCGTGGCACGTACCCGGCAGAAACTGCTCAAGGCACTGCCGAATAA